One Paroedura picta isolate Pp20150507F chromosome 16, Ppicta_v3.0, whole genome shotgun sequence genomic region harbors:
- the TSKS gene encoding testis-specific serine kinase substrate isoform X8 codes for MGEPSRPWSVSWLGGGRHSLWCRKRKSTLKSEIDTQPAMANIVVKTIWQSKEINEAGDTPTGVESRAQSSKEQLGKSSSIKAFPKKKKAVSFHGWEPWEGEGWRVEPHLTSESPNLNLKRSSACTNVSLLNLTDGEHEDSTTESKPSDDGGSPEGAAGERKDPPLPVKATWSEDDYDTPIQQQEVSNSGLLRAKDSITSLKERTSKVNRHVQNLQSEYTALCENLERRRQEAEDLEEYCTQLKSECSVLCENLDRRRQEAKDLEEYCTQLKERCRKVTKSVEDAEVKTSLLKKNSVLLEEKLCFLQRQVQAEDLSQQVKPLLEDVSQHLSVFRTPDTLEKYPASCARCASYSFVNTEMLRQMVENAVAPILEELKQRTPPLGTCPSCQRLQKKIMVP; via the exons ATGGGAGAGCCTAGCCGTCCTTGGAGTGTCAGTTGGCTCGGAGGTGGTAGACATTCCCTGTGgtgcaggaaaagaaaatcaACACTCAAGTCAGAAATCGATACTCAACCCGCAATGGCCAACATTGTGGTGAAGACCATCTGGCAGTCCAAGGAGATTAACGAAGCTGGAGACACCCCAACGGGAGTGGAGAGTCGGGCTCAGAGCAGCAAGGAGCAGCTGGGAAAGTCTAGCAGCATCAAGGCCTTCCCTAAAAAGAAGAAAGCCGTCTCTTTCCATGGGTGGGAGCCCTGGGAAGGCGAGGGGTGGAG GGTCGAACCTCACTTGACTAGCGAAAGCCCCAACCTCAACTTGAAGCGGTCCTCTGCCTGCACCAATGTTTCACTTCTGAACCTAACCGATGGGGAGCATGAAGATTCCACCACCGAGAGCAAGCCCTCAGATGATGGCGGTTCCCCAGAGGGGGCAGCGGGGGAAAGAAAGGACCCCCCACTCCCTGTCAAGGCAACATGGTCTGAAGATGATTATGATACTCCCATCCAACAG CAGGAAGTGAGCAATAGCGGCCTCTTGCGAGCCAAGGACTCCATCACCAGCCTCAAGGAGAGGACGTCCAAGGTCAACCGCCATGTTCAGAACCTGCAG AGTGAGTACACGGCACTGTGCGAAAACCTGGAGCGGCGCAGGCAGGAAGCGGAAGACCTCGAGGAGTACTGCACTCAGCTCAAG AGTGAGTGCTCAGTGCTGTGTGAAAACCTGGACAGGCGCAGACAGGAggccaaagacctggaggaataCTGCACTCAGCTCAAG GAGAGGTGCCGAAAAGTCACAAAATCTGTAGAGGATGCTGAAGTTAAGACCAGCTTGCTCAAGAAAAATTCTGTGCTGCTGGAG GAGAAACTGTGTTTCTTACAGCGGCAAGTACAGGCAGAAGACCTTAGCCAGCAGGTGAAGCCACTCCTGGAAGATGTGTCCCAGCACCTCTCTGTATTCAGGACCCCAGACACACTGGAGAAATACCCTGCCAGCTGTGCCAGATGTGCCAG CTATAGCTTTGTGAACACCGAGATGCTGCGGCAGATGGTCGAGAATGCGGTGGCCCCCATCTTGGAGGAGCTGAAGCAGAGGACCCCCCCCTTGGGCACATGCCCcagctgccagcgtttgcagaaGAAGATAATGGTACCGTGA
- the TSKS gene encoding testis-specific serine kinase substrate isoform X7 — MGEPSRPWSVSWLGGGRHSLWCRKRKSTLKSEIDTQPAMANIVVKTIWQSKEINEAGDTPTGVESRAQSSKEQLGKSSSIKAFPKKKKAVSFHGWEPWEGEGWRVEPHLTSESPNLNLKRSSACTNVSLLNLTDGEHEDSTTESKPSDDGGSPEGAAGERKDPPLPVKATWSEDDYDTPIQQQEVSNSGLLRAKDSITSLKERTSKVNRHVQNLQSEYTALCENLERRRQEAEDLEEYCTQLKSECSVLCENLDRRRQEAKDLEEYCTQLKERCRKVTKSVEDAEVKTSLLKKNSVLLEEKLCFLQRQVQAEDLSQQVKPLLEDVSQHLSVFRTPDTLEKYPASCARCASYSFVNTEMLRQMVENAVAPILEELKQRTPPLGTCPSCQRLQKKIMRISLARSLHRASLETLVQMAMLADEEASCAVTGGNAETKPINSQYPSFETA; from the exons ATGGGAGAGCCTAGCCGTCCTTGGAGTGTCAGTTGGCTCGGAGGTGGTAGACATTCCCTGTGgtgcaggaaaagaaaatcaACACTCAAGTCAGAAATCGATACTCAACCCGCAATGGCCAACATTGTGGTGAAGACCATCTGGCAGTCCAAGGAGATTAACGAAGCTGGAGACACCCCAACGGGAGTGGAGAGTCGGGCTCAGAGCAGCAAGGAGCAGCTGGGAAAGTCTAGCAGCATCAAGGCCTTCCCTAAAAAGAAGAAAGCCGTCTCTTTCCATGGGTGGGAGCCCTGGGAAGGCGAGGGGTGGAG GGTCGAACCTCACTTGACTAGCGAAAGCCCCAACCTCAACTTGAAGCGGTCCTCTGCCTGCACCAATGTTTCACTTCTGAACCTAACCGATGGGGAGCATGAAGATTCCACCACCGAGAGCAAGCCCTCAGATGATGGCGGTTCCCCAGAGGGGGCAGCGGGGGAAAGAAAGGACCCCCCACTCCCTGTCAAGGCAACATGGTCTGAAGATGATTATGATACTCCCATCCAACAG CAGGAAGTGAGCAATAGCGGCCTCTTGCGAGCCAAGGACTCCATCACCAGCCTCAAGGAGAGGACGTCCAAGGTCAACCGCCATGTTCAGAACCTGCAG AGTGAGTACACGGCACTGTGCGAAAACCTGGAGCGGCGCAGGCAGGAAGCGGAAGACCTCGAGGAGTACTGCACTCAGCTCAAG AGTGAGTGCTCAGTGCTGTGTGAAAACCTGGACAGGCGCAGACAGGAggccaaagacctggaggaataCTGCACTCAGCTCAAG GAGAGGTGCCGAAAAGTCACAAAATCTGTAGAGGATGCTGAAGTTAAGACCAGCTTGCTCAAGAAAAATTCTGTGCTGCTGGAG GAGAAACTGTGTTTCTTACAGCGGCAAGTACAGGCAGAAGACCTTAGCCAGCAGGTGAAGCCACTCCTGGAAGATGTGTCCCAGCACCTCTCTGTATTCAGGACCCCAGACACACTGGAGAAATACCCTGCCAGCTGTGCCAGATGTGCCAG CTATAGCTTTGTGAACACCGAGATGCTGCGGCAGATGGTCGAGAATGCGGTGGCCCCCATCTTGGAGGAGCTGAAGCAGAGGACCCCCCCCTTGGGCACATGCCCcagctgccagcgtttgcagaaGAAGATAATG CGCATTTCCTTGGCCCGTAGTTTGCACAGGGCCTCACTGGAAACTCTTGTGCAAATGGCAATGCTGGCAGATGAGGAAGCAAGCTGTGCTGTGACTGGGGGAAATGCGGAAACCAAACCAATAAATTCTCAATATCCTTCTTTTGAAACAGCGTAG